The proteins below come from a single Treponema phagedenis genomic window:
- a CDS encoding exo-alpha-sialidase — MQYSLEMSKPISLIRDGLPNCKTYRIPILITRLDGQLLFICDARFTHQDDNSNKVSTMARISADCGQSWSDPILFNDFDDVLIPADSAFCNRLQYGIGMSDTAAGKTESGKIITVTTSAPHSTGLCGGATGMKGFAYDNTDGEPRLFLRKPSERLQGLQQNPSAAAIESLCVPEDAEIFDSSVFCYSVPVRGGKIRNDSFPDEDTHTWMNKQGYLFSDEKMKEPLFCAQVRLPLTESENCLPLTGGKTHAHVWMFIAPFQVWRGGNYLSYAESADGKNWAAPLDITYMVKPADELSGSFFVSPTCGLLKQKAPHKGRLLFSAYGGSTANSWGAHFAERVAVFWTDDEAKTWQHSRYIKTPVHKMSESAIIEAPDGALIIFSRSDFQGVMMSQSNDGGATWSEAQPLAGFTATVNNLISVINLERLSELQNKTLVAFSYANGLDRTRSAGTVKIGALVKNGDKWQLDFLWNEGSPLELAVTAADKFFAYSCLAELPDGSLALAYETLDNDDKEDICFVTIRICENS, encoded by the coding sequence ATGCAGTATTCGTTGGAAATGTCAAAACCGATAAGCTTAATTCGGGACGGATTGCCGAACTGTAAGACATACCGTATTCCGATTCTTATCACCCGACTTGACGGGCAGCTCTTGTTTATCTGCGATGCGCGATTTACGCATCAGGATGATAACTCAAATAAAGTTTCGACAATGGCGAGGATTTCCGCCGATTGCGGACAAAGCTGGAGCGATCCGATTCTGTTTAATGATTTTGATGATGTGCTGATTCCTGCCGACTCGGCTTTTTGTAACCGCTTGCAGTACGGAATCGGCATGAGCGATACGGCAGCGGGCAAAACGGAGTCGGGCAAAATTATTACGGTAACCACTTCCGCGCCGCATTCCACGGGACTGTGCGGAGGCGCAACTGGCATGAAAGGTTTTGCCTATGACAACACCGACGGGGAACCGCGTTTATTTTTGAGGAAGCCCTCCGAGCGGCTTCAAGGTTTGCAGCAAAACCCTTCAGCAGCTGCGATTGAATCATTATGCGTTCCCGAAGATGCGGAAATTTTTGACTCAAGTGTTTTTTGTTACAGTGTTCCCGTGCGCGGCGGCAAAATCAGAAACGATTCTTTCCCCGATGAGGACACGCATACGTGGATGAATAAACAGGGGTATTTATTTTCTGATGAGAAAATGAAAGAACCCCTGTTTTGCGCGCAGGTGCGGCTCCCGTTAACCGAGTCGGAAAATTGTCTGCCGCTTACCGGCGGTAAAACTCATGCGCACGTTTGGATGTTTATCGCGCCTTTTCAAGTTTGGCGCGGCGGAAATTACCTTTCGTATGCCGAAAGCGCCGACGGAAAAAACTGGGCAGCCCCGCTTGACATCACCTATATGGTAAAACCGGCGGACGAACTGAGCGGTTCGTTTTTTGTTTCGCCTACCTGCGGACTTTTAAAACAGAAGGCGCCGCATAAAGGCAGACTGCTTTTTTCCGCCTACGGAGGCTCTACCGCAAATTCATGGGGCGCACATTTTGCCGAACGTGTTGCCGTTTTTTGGACTGATGACGAAGCCAAAACCTGGCAGCATAGCCGCTATATCAAAACCCCTGTGCATAAAATGTCGGAGTCCGCAATTATCGAAGCGCCTGACGGAGCGCTGATTATATTCAGCCGTTCCGACTTTCAAGGTGTTATGATGAGTCAAAGCAATGACGGCGGCGCAACATGGTCGGAAGCACAACCGCTTGCAGGGTTTACGGCTACCGTGAATAACTTAATTTCGGTAATCAATTTAGAGCGGCTTTCGGAATTACAGAATAAAACGCTTGTCGCTTTTTCATATGCAAACGGCTTAGACCGCACGCGCTCGGCAGGCACGGTAAAAATCGGCGCATTGGTAAAAAACGGCGACAAATGGCAACTTGATTTTCTGTGGAACGAGGGCAGTCCGCTTGAACTTGCCGTTACCGCCGCCGACAAATTTTTTGCTTATTCATGCTTAGCGGAACTCCCCGACGGCAGCCTTGCCCTTGCATACGAAACACTGGACAATGACGACAAAGAAGATATTTGCTTTGTCACAATACGGATTTGCGAGAACAGTTAG
- a CDS encoding M28 family peptidase, which produces MDKNTAAAIIHSSLFKSFVQLGIDRAAFISAWLRAHAVPHTVVDISGNKNIIVRYDSSAYNPIFKTKILVGHYDRAEGTQGANDNSAACMQLMLFAEHLVHVQDFHNIKIIFTEGEEKGAKGIRNQGAYALGTGLRKLRMDNEEIYVFDCCGRGDTLILSESGIYGRDSDKTQGLQAFHERCIGYAQRACPNRFLSLLTPYSDNAGFIAAGITAQVFTVLPAVEAGILLKNIPVPKSGRAQEPRRFFSFQKKSKTAAEELTDLVIKNKKPDPDSPLAALIPKTWQLMHTEKDAIDSLTPEAFLLMFRFLRFLETVKEP; this is translated from the coding sequence GTGGATAAAAATACTGCCGCCGCAATTATTCATTCCTCATTATTTAAATCCTTTGTGCAGCTCGGGATTGATAGAGCCGCTTTTATTTCCGCATGGTTGCGGGCGCATGCGGTGCCACATACGGTTGTTGATATAAGCGGAAATAAAAATATTATTGTGCGATACGACTCGAGCGCATATAATCCGATTTTTAAAACAAAGATTTTGGTCGGGCATTATGATCGCGCAGAAGGCACGCAGGGGGCGAATGATAATTCAGCAGCGTGTATGCAGTTAATGCTTTTTGCGGAACATCTTGTACACGTGCAAGATTTTCATAATATTAAAATTATTTTCACGGAGGGAGAAGAAAAGGGCGCAAAGGGAATTCGCAATCAGGGGGCGTATGCGCTGGGCACCGGCTTGCGCAAACTGCGTATGGATAATGAAGAAATCTACGTGTTTGATTGCTGCGGCAGAGGTGATACGCTTATTCTTTCTGAGTCCGGAATTTACGGGCGGGATTCCGACAAAACGCAAGGGCTGCAAGCCTTCCACGAACGCTGTATCGGCTATGCGCAGAGAGCTTGTCCAAACAGATTTTTGTCTTTGCTTACACCGTATAGCGATAATGCGGGGTTTATTGCGGCGGGAATTACCGCACAGGTTTTCACGGTTTTACCCGCAGTTGAAGCGGGGATTTTGCTGAAAAACATTCCGGTACCGAAAAGCGGAAGAGCGCAGGAGCCCCGCCGGTTTTTCTCTTTTCAGAAAAAAAGCAAAACCGCCGCAGAAGAATTGACCGACCTCGTAATCAAAAATAAAAAACCTGATCCGGATTCTCCCCTCGCCGCACTTATTCCAAAAACATGGCAGCTCATGCACACCGAAAAAGATGCCATAGACTCTTTAACTCCCGAAGCCTTTTTGTTAATGTTCCGATTTTTGCGATTTTTAGAAACCGTAAAAGAACCGTAA
- the yihA gene encoding ribosome biogenesis GTP-binding protein YihA/YsxC → MKIISAEFIKGAVKPEQYPSLPVPEFAFFGRSNVGKSSLINMLVNRKNLVKTGSRPGMTREVNFFLVNRPSAVPVSEIAGKKNIFALVDLPGYGYAKVSGGVIQKIDSMLYDYCTNRQNLQTIFFLIDMRREPGEIEKNSIAFFQSYNIKVVIVGTKADKLKKNDLAKVTRNWVDFFSVDAESIIPSSASKKLGKERILACVEEQLFEQP, encoded by the coding sequence ATAAAAATTATCTCGGCGGAATTTATCAAGGGAGCGGTAAAGCCCGAACAGTATCCAAGTCTTCCTGTGCCCGAGTTCGCTTTTTTCGGGCGCTCAAATGTCGGCAAATCATCGCTGATTAACATGCTGGTTAATAGAAAGAATTTGGTAAAAACCGGCTCCCGCCCCGGAATGACCAGAGAAGTAAATTTCTTTTTGGTAAACAGACCGAGTGCCGTGCCTGTTTCTGAAATTGCGGGAAAGAAAAATATTTTTGCCTTGGTTGATTTACCCGGATACGGGTATGCAAAAGTTTCGGGCGGCGTTATACAAAAAATAGACAGCATGCTGTACGACTATTGCACAAACCGGCAAAACTTACAAACTATTTTCTTTTTAATAGACATGCGCCGCGAGCCCGGAGAAATTGAAAAAAACAGTATTGCTTTTTTTCAGTCTTATAATATCAAAGTGGTGATTGTCGGCACTAAGGCGGATAAACTAAAAAAGAACGACCTTGCAAAGGTTACCCGCAACTGGGTGGATTTTTTCTCTGTTGATGCGGAATCAATTATTCCCTCTTCCGCCTCAAAAAAACTTGGCAAAGAACGCATTCTTGCCTGCGTTGAGGAACAACTCTTTGAACAGCCATAA
- a CDS encoding GNAT family N-acetyltransferase, with translation MTIRECKASDAEPIFFLNRDELGYDFYLEGTKENIEKILQRDTDKIFVAEDEGKIVGYVHANNYELLFSAPMKNIMSIAVSPKHRGKGIGRKLLAAIEDWAKKTGAHGIRLVSSSSRTDAHRFYQSCGYEKTKEQFNLKKLF, from the coding sequence ATGACTATTCGTGAATGTAAGGCCAGTGATGCCGAGCCGATTTTTTTCTTAAACAGAGATGAGTTGGGATATGATTTTTATTTAGAGGGCACAAAAGAAAATATCGAAAAAATTTTACAGCGGGATACAGATAAAATCTTTGTGGCGGAAGATGAGGGGAAGATTGTCGGATATGTACATGCAAATAATTATGAACTTTTGTTTTCCGCTCCGATGAAAAATATTATGAGCATTGCGGTTTCGCCGAAGCATCGCGGAAAGGGCATTGGCAGGAAGCTGCTTGCGGCGATAGAGGACTGGGCAAAGAAAACGGGAGCACACGGCATACGGCTTGTTTCGAGCAGCAGCCGCACGGATGCCCATCGATTTTATCAAAGCTGCGGATATGAAAAAACAAAAGAGCAATTTAATCTTAAAAAACTTTTTTAA
- a CDS encoding DUF554 domain-containing protein, translated as MVLTGALVNGIVIIAGSCLGLLLRKGIPKRIGETVIQGMALVVFFIGFSGALKGQYILIEIISIAIGAIIGEVLDLEKKIHQLGYMADKLFKAVGKDVSLSKGFVVASLLFCVGAMGIVGALQSGMQLNHEILFAKSLIDGITSIILTTTLGAGVALSGLMVFLYEGGIALIAKLIAPYLTTEVINEINCVGSIMIIGLAFNMLNITKLKIMNFVPAVFIPIILLAIFK; from the coding sequence ATGGTGCTTACGGGAGCTTTAGTAAACGGAATTGTAATTATAGCCGGCTCATGCTTGGGCTTACTTTTAAGAAAAGGAATTCCGAAAAGAATCGGTGAAACAGTTATACAGGGAATGGCGCTGGTTGTATTTTTTATAGGATTTTCCGGAGCACTTAAGGGACAATATATTTTAATTGAAATTATTTCAATCGCAATAGGCGCAATTATCGGAGAAGTCCTTGATTTGGAAAAGAAAATTCATCAACTTGGTTATATGGCAGACAAACTTTTTAAAGCTGTGGGAAAAGATGTCTCGCTGTCAAAAGGCTTTGTCGTGGCAAGCCTTTTGTTTTGTGTCGGAGCGATGGGAATTGTCGGCGCATTGCAAAGCGGCATGCAATTAAATCACGAAATCTTATTTGCAAAATCTCTCATTGACGGAATTACCTCAATAATTCTGACAACTACATTAGGTGCGGGCGTTGCATTGTCCGGCCTTATGGTATTTTTATATGAAGGCGGTATTGCGCTTATAGCAAAATTAATTGCGCCGTATTTAACCACTGAAGTTATTAATGAAATCAATTGCGTAGGCTCTATCATGATAATCGGTTTAGCGTTTAACATGCTGAATATTACAAAACTGAAAATCATGAACTTTGTACCGGCAGTATTTATTCCGATCATCCTGCTTGCAATTTTTAAGTAG